The Arctopsyche grandis isolate Sample6627 chromosome 10, ASM5162203v2, whole genome shotgun sequence genome window below encodes:
- the LOC143918218 gene encoding uncharacterized protein LOC143918218 — MRSLVLTVVICVLTTANLPDTHGNKTTVDIPTVDECCEDFQLYSTHEIINGCIKSQSITIDELVSCEMYNCILENVGITGTDDKINKTQVENVLNEIYKDEWAEMERDSVQTCLAELKIVKSPCEARSFSICFMEKSIKNCPEKRWRNTIQCNKLRMYVNKLC, encoded by the exons ATGCGTTCCCTTGTGCTAACTGTCGTCATCTGTGTG CTAACTACGGCCAATTTACCAGATACGCATGGAAATAAAACAACAGTAGATATACCG ACTGTCGATGAATGCTGTGAAGATTTTCAATTGTACAGTACCCACGAAATCATCAATGGGTGCATTAAATCTCAGTCAATAACAATCGATGAATTGGTTTcg tgtgAAATGTACAATTGCATTCTAGAAAATGTTGGTATTACTGGAACTGATGACAAAATAAATAAGACCCAAGTGGAGAATGTTTTGAACGAAATCTATAAAGATGAATGGGCTGAAATGGAAAGAGACTCTGTCCAAACATGTTTGGCTGAACTGAAAATCGTGAAGTCTCCTTGCGAAGCTCGAAGTTTCTCTATTTGTTTTATGGAAAAGAGTATTAAG aattGCCCGGAAAAGAGATGGAGAAACACAAttcaatgtaataaattaaGAATGTATGTGAACAAACTGTGCTGA
- the LOC143917663 gene encoding general odorant-binding protein 66-like translates to MRSLLLSTAAIYTVAFANIPEKCKKPAPKSPGVECCEDFDSFITPNIFNGCHEFQPENDDELPPCEAFVCILKNVGIIGADNKVDRTKVKNVLTQKYSGDWAAVGKNSAEKCFTEMERLKSPCEAQTFAICFLKNSIKNCPEKRWKNTKECNDSRNYVVECAEELM, encoded by the exons ATGCGTTCTCTTCTATTATCAACAGCCGCCATATATACG GTAGCTTTCGCCAatataccagagaaatgtaaaaaaccaGCACCTAAATCT ccTGGCGTCGAATGCTGTGAAGATTTTGATTCATTCATTACGCCTAACATCTTCAATGGATGCCACGAATTCCAGCCAGAAAATGATGACGAATTACCtccg TGTGAAGCGTTCGTTTGCATCCTGAAAAATGTTGGAATTATAGGAGCCGATAACAAAGTGGATAGGACCAAAGTGAAGAATGTTTTGACCCAAAAATACAGTGGAGATTGGGCTGCAGTTGGAAAAAATTCTGCTGAAAAATGTTTCACTGAAATGGAACGCTTGAAGTCTCCTTGCGAAGCTCAAACTTTCGCtatttgttttttgaaaaatagtatAAAG aattgtCCGGAAAAGAGATGGAAGAACACAAAAGAATGCAACGATTCTAGAAATTACGTAGTCGAATGTGCTGAAGAACTAATGTAA
- the LOC143918251 gene encoding general odorant-binding protein 66-like, translating into MRSVLLLALVIFAVALGDIPEKCMRPPPQSPDVECCEGLPKVITPEIFAGCEKFRPAKEKNLPPCEAFVCILKNIGVIGADNKLDKTKVRNYLNEKYSGEWAVTGVEAAEKCFIEMESLKSPCEARTFALCFVKNSADKCPEKRWKDTKECNDSKKFVVECAKELM; encoded by the exons ATGCGTTCCGTTCTGCTGTTAGCTCTCGTGATCTTTGCG GTTGCTCTCGGTGATATACCAGAAAAGTGTATGAGACCACCGCCTCAATCG CCTGACGTTGAATGCTGTGAAGGTTTACCAAAAGTTATAACACCCGAAATATTTGCGGGGTGCGAAAAATTCAGAccagcaaaagaaaaaaacttacccccg tGTGAAGCCTTTGTTTGTATACTGAAAAATATTGGAGTTATCGGTGCCGATAACAAACTAGATAAGACTAAAGTGAggaattatttgaatgaaaaatacaGCGGAGAATGGGCTGTGACGGGAGTAGAGGCTGCTGAAAAATGTTTCATTGAAATGGAAAGTTTGAAATCGCCTTGTGAAGCTCGAACTTTCGCATTATGCTTTGTGAAAAATAGCGcagat aaatgcCCAGAAAAGAGATGGAAAGACACAAAAGAATGCAACGATTCAAAAAAATTCGTGGTTGAATGCGCTAAAGAACTCATGTAA
- the LOC143917665 gene encoding general odorant-binding protein 68-like, producing MWTKILYVLINLLVIYAQNSHKCNFGPSRLRPDSCCMVLPAMVKVETLRECNIGDLYGENHPESPPCEPFNCLMTKYSYLGPNNKLNRLSIRSTIYNQYPPAWNAVIEASLNNCFAQLDGGSQCESRTFTFCFLHYMLLNCPQTQWVFSNSCDEARLFLQNCIPPSM from the exons ATGTGGACCAAAATTCTCtatgttttaatcaatttacTG GTTATTTACGCTCAAAATAGTCATAAATGCAATTTCGGACCGTCCAGACTA CGTCCGGATTCGTGCTGTATGGTATTACCTGCCATGGTAAAAGTTGAAACATTAAGAGAATGTAATATCGGCGATCTATATGGCGAAAATCATCCAGAATCACCACCG TGTGAGCCGTTCAATTGCCTGATGACAAAATACAGTTATCTCGGCCCCAACAATAAGTTGAACAGATTGAGTATTCGCAGCACCATTTACAATCAGTATCCTCCAGCGTGGAATGCAGTTATTGAAGCATCTCTGAACAATTGTTTCGCTCAATTGGACGGTGGAAGTCAGTGCGAATCACGAACATTCACATTCTGTTTCTTGCATTATATGCTTTTG aacTGTCCTCAAACTCAATGGGTATTCAGCAACAGTTGCGACGAAGCTCgactatttttacaaaattgtatACCTCCTTCTATGTAA
- the LOC143918210 gene encoding general odorant-binding protein 68-like, with translation MYSAVLFFALALVVPNVYSQTVDCSGPPPMGVRPSECCQNLKKCPFLNIAKDVAEKCGLPPMPQGGPGGPGGPGGPGGPGGPGGRGGPPCEAVECLLKQNSLLDGSNKVIQSAVQTFMEQGYGAEWKDAIQKTIQTCASEINSNTDTCEARQFMGCIKHKLFLNCPASQWTSSTECNNLKAHMQQCPFPGGIMG, from the exons ATGTACTCAGCAGTTTTATTCTTCGCTCTGGCCCTCGTG GTCCCAAATGTGTATTCTCAAACAGTTGACTGTTCAGGACCACCACCGATGGGAGTG cGTCCCAGCGAATGCTGTcagaatttgaaaaaatgtccCTTCCTAAATATTGCTAAGGATGTGGCCGAAAAATGCGGTCTTCCACCAATGCCACAAGGAGGACCAGGCGGTCCAGGAGGTCCGGGAGGACCAGGAGGACCAGGAGGACCAGGAGGCCGAGGAGGACCCCCA TGTGAAGCTGTTGAATGTCTCCTGAAACAAAACAGTCTGTTGGACGGAAGCAACAAAGTAATCCAGTCTGCTGTTCAGACATTCATGGAACAAGGATATGGTGCAGAATGGAAAGATGCAATCCAGAAGACAATTCAGACTTGCGCCAGTGAGATAAACTCCAACACGGACACTTGCGAAGCGAGACAATTCATGGGCTGCATCAAACACAAATTGTTCTTG AACTGCCCAGCCTCTCAATGGACATCTTCTACCGAATGCAACAACCTGAAGGCTCATATGCAGCAATGCCCCTTCCCTGGTGGAATTATGGGTTGA